The DNA region ACAGGATGAGCTGCCAGACCTGCGTCATGGCGAGCGAGGCCAACAGTCCCGACACCACGATCAATTGCGCCGCCAGCGTCACGTTGCGCAGGCCGTAGCGGTTCATCAGCGCCGCGGCGAACGGCGCCATCAGCCCGAACAGGATGAAGCGGATCGACAGCGCCGAGGAGATTTCCGCGGTGGACCAGCCGAATTCCTTCTGCAAGGGCACGATGAAGACGCCGGGCGCGCCGACGGTGCCGGCCGAGATCAGCGCAGCCAGGAAGGTGACGGCGACCATCACCCAGCCGTAATGGATGTTGCGGCGGGCGAGGGTGGAAGCAAGCCGGTTCGAGATCATTGGGCCCCGGATGAAATGCGATGAGGGTTCTATTCGTGACGCACAATATGCCACGAGGGAGCTATGGCTAAAATGCCAAAGTTCCCTCGTTTTCGGACTCGGGCGTGGGGCCGTTTTTAAACTTAGTGCGTGACCCGCTCGACGGCGATTGCGGTGGCTTCGCCGCCGCCGATGCACAAGGCGGCGACGCCGCGCTTGAGGTTCTGCGCCTCCAGCGCGTGCAGCAGCGTCACGATCAGCCGCGCGCCGGTGGCGCCGATCGGATGGCCGAGCGCGCAGGCGCCGCCATTGATGTTCAGCCTGTCACGCGGAATTCCGAGGTCGCGCTGCACCGCCATCGCGACCACCGCAAACGCCTCGTTGATCTCGAACAGGTCGACATCGCCGACGCTCCAGCCGACCTTGTCGAGCAGTTTTCTGATCGCCGGGATCGGCGCCGTGGTGAACCATTGCGGCTCCTGGCTGTGGGTGGCATGACCCTTGATCTCGGCCAGCACGGGCAGGCCATCGCGGTCGGCGAGCGAGCGCCGCGCCAGGATCAGCGCCGCGGCGCCGTCGGCGTTGGCCGAGGAGGCGGCCGGCGTGATGGTGCCGTTGGCGCGGAACGCCGGCTTCAGCCCGGGGATCTTTGCCGGATCGACCTTCAGCGGGTGCTCGTCATTGGCGATGATGCGCGGACCGGCCTTCTCGCTAAGCGTGATCGGCGCGATCTCCGCCTTGAAGGCGCCGCCCTCGACCGCCTTGCGGGCGCGGCTCAGCGTCTCCATCGCGAAAGCGTCCTGGTCGGCGCGGGTGAACTGATAGGCTTCCGCGGTGGCCTCGCCGAAATCGCCCATCGAGCGGCCGGTCTCATAGGCGTCCTCGAGCCCGTCCATCATCATGTGGTCGATGATCCGGTCATGGCCGGCACGATAGCCGCCGCGGGCCTTTTGCAGCAGATAGGGCGCGTTGCTCATGCTCTCCATGCCGCCGGACAGCACGATCTCGGCCGAGCCGGCCTTGATGATGTCGTGGGCCAGCATGGTCGCCTTCATGCCGGAGCCGCAGACCTTGTTGACGGTGGTGGCGCCGGTGGCGTCCGGCAGCCCGGCGCCGCGCGCGGCCTGGCGGGCGGGGGCCTGGCCCTGGCCGGCGGGCAGCACGTTGCCCATGAACACCTCGTCGATGCGCTCAGGCGCAAGCTTGGCGCGCTCCAGCGCCGCACCGATCACATGCGAGCCGAGCTTGTGCGCCGCGAGCGGCGTGAGCTCGCCCATGAAGCGGCCGAGCGGGGTGCGGGCGGCGGAGAGGATGACGACGGGATCGGTGCTGGTTGCCATGGCAGGATTCCCTTCAATGCCGGGGATTTGATTGAATTATTCTCATCATATGATGCGCTGCAAAAAATGCAACTCCACGTCCTATGACAAAATGTCGTGTTCGCATGAGTTGGAGGGGCCGGGATGGTTCCGCAATCACCACCGTCGTCCCGGCGAAAGCCGGACCCATAGCCACCGCACTTGATGACGAACGGGATTGTGGCCCCAGCGTCGTGCAGCAAATCCTATTTCGGGTAATGGGTCCTGGCTTTCGCCAGGACGACGATGAGGATGAGGCGCAATTCAAGAGTCGAGCCGGGCGATGACAGTTGAAGATGAGGACGCAGCTTCGCGTTCTCGCGACATGATTTGTCCGAGCTTTGCTTGTCGTTCCGCCGCTCTGAGGACAGAGGGCGCAGGGAAAGCCGGGTGCCGATCGCACCCATGGGCCCCGAGCAATGGGTAGGAAGCTCGGGGGTAGGACCACAGGTGTAACCGGAGCAATCCGGCTTTCCCTGCGCGATGGCTTACGGCTTACTTCGTGCTCTCCCCGGCGAGACTGGGCTTGTTTGTCACCGCCATCGCAAAACGCTTTCGCGCTCTACGAGAGGACACCTGCCGCTAGGGCGTCAGGACCACACGACTTCACCGTCCGTCTCATGCGCACTCGTCAGTTGCGCAATCAGCGTCCACCGCATCCCACGCCGCGTTCGTGACGACCGCGAAGCGCCCCTCGATCGGGTGAGATGAGCGAACCATACACTGAGTTGCAATTCGGATAAAGCGAAATATTTTTGCCGCGGGGGCTTGCGCCGTCGGGCAACTCAGTGGCAGGGGCCGCGCTTCCATCCACCTGTCATTCCGGGGCTCGCGAAGCGAGAACCCGGAATCCATTCCACCACCAGCATGCGGCGCAATGGATTCCGGGCTCTCGCTTCGCGAGCCCCGGAATGACGAGTTGAGAGATCGGTGCGAAGCTGGTTACCAACAATCCGAGGAGTTGATGCAAGCTCCTAAGCACTTGAACACGCAAGCCGGTCTAGAAGGAGTTGCATTGACCCAGGAACGCCCATGACCACGCTTCGTATCCACGACGGCTGCAACGGCGCTCTGGCGCTCGATCTTCGCGATCTGATTAATCTGCTTGCTCCGCGCTCGCTCGAAGCCAGCTGGACGGTTTCGCCGGTCGTGCTGCATGATCCGGCGCTAGACCATTCCTTTGATGAATTCATGATCGCGGGGCGGGGCGCGCCGGGAGAGGATTTGCTCGAGAAGTTCGCAGCCGGTGGTTCGCCTGTCAGTGGTGCGCTGCTTTCAAAAGCCGCACACGAAACAACTCAAGTGATCTGGGGGCAGTTTGTTGGCACCCTTCCAGGGAAGAGCGACACATGGATTATGATCCGTGCGATCGACAGCACGTTCTTTGAGGTTACGTCCTCTGATGGAGCGGTCCTCAATGCAATCCGCTCGGTTTACAAAGACGTACAGATGGCTTCCGGCCCGGTCACGTCAATTCCGATTGCGCCAGCCTGATGGGGTGCCGGCCCATCTGTTCGCTGGCGCTGCAGGCCTAGTCCGACCGCCACGCGCCGAGCAAGAACCGCCGCTTCGGTGTCGAGCCTGCCTGCTTCTGCACGTCGGGCAGGTCGACGGCGTAACGCTTCATCAGCAGCTTGATTGCCATCCCGATGATCACAAACGGCGTCACGTAGATTGCGAAAACTTCGAAGGCGTTCATGGCGTCCTCCGCGGTTTCGGAGCAGGCATGCTAGCACAATCGCCGGGCGGAGGGGGACGGCGATCCGGGGTGCGCGCCGGACGAAATCGGGCGGGCAGTGCAACACGCTGCCGCTGATGCCGTCGCGCATGGCCGCATGCGGCGGCTTCGATCGACAGCGGCGGGCTCGGCGCTACGCTCTCGGAAGAGGACGTTTTCTCAAGAGAATCAACGGCCGAAGCAAGACCCAGAAGCAAAGACCCAGAAGAACCAAGAAAAGGGCAGGACACGCCGTGACACGCGTCATCGCGTCTTGAGCGGGACCACGCGGACTTCCGCGCTCGCGCCATTTCGCATCCGCAGCTATCGCTTTCAATGGCCGTCCGACCTGCTCACCTCCTGGGCGTTCGAGGTCGAGACGCTGGTGCTCGGCTGGTACATCATGGTCGAGACCGGCTCGGTGCTGCTGCTGACCGTGATGGCCTCGTTGCA from Bradyrhizobium sp. B124 includes:
- a CDS encoding acetyl-CoA C-acyltransferase encodes the protein MATSTDPVVILSAARTPLGRFMGELTPLAAHKLGSHVIGAALERAKLAPERIDEVFMGNVLPAGQGQAPARQAARGAGLPDATGATTVNKVCGSGMKATMLAHDIIKAGSAEIVLSGGMESMSNAPYLLQKARGGYRAGHDRIIDHMMMDGLEDAYETGRSMGDFGEATAEAYQFTRADQDAFAMETLSRARKAVEGGAFKAEIAPITLSEKAGPRIIANDEHPLKVDPAKIPGLKPAFRANGTITPAASSANADGAAALILARRSLADRDGLPVLAEIKGHATHSQEPQWFTTAPIPAIRKLLDKVGWSVGDVDLFEINEAFAVVAMAVQRDLGIPRDRLNINGGACALGHPIGATGARLIVTLLHALEAQNLKRGVAALCIGGGEATAIAVERVTH